A portion of the Limanda limanda chromosome 3, fLimLim1.1, whole genome shotgun sequence genome contains these proteins:
- the LOC132998506 gene encoding fibronectin type III and SPRY domain-containing protein 2, producing the protein MDLFEIRGGHLDVITEEAEHQELLSRGPSTMDPHSGASDRGRRATQNISTFQRFSVDTDDSLRFEPCEDSPSPTGAEDGLDDDEDDVFKYGETETEIGTTRNRLQGKVGEMENFAGHLEEIFLTVEENFGRKEQHLEQHYNDVLLTLSQRYDERAAGLEEEKKSKLEALYNQLLACGRALDASKELIEAAQEVHRSQDKRLFLQMVMPTMKRMEEFAKEEVDLTLATRLEFDTPIADLSDVKTMMDSINVVPAPSAPVINPQTPGSATQTSLRVCWSLFSDDTVEFYELSYRPVLEDTPADSTCAPHVSKVKVKETHCTVTGLLPDSQYELWVTATNTTGISPASEKALYMTVPSPPVIKQRECSSCPEAAMLRWESGNTNPVDSYTVELSEMGSDGTECGVTESIVAVPTCQCLIQLQTGCGYLMSVRAVNIGGPSDRSDVITVSTTGTFFRLLEDTAHPCLSLSEDGFSMFYGDEELPIGAMALDDRTFTRCVAVLGDLIPVRGRHYWEVEVDDGTEFRIGVAYEDTDRSSYLGANNTSWCMRHIVTPSRHKYEFLHNGWSPDLRITVNPERIGVALDYETGTLSFFNVALEQHLHTFNCHFQTYVQPCFSLDNPGALTVHNSIEAPQYTFI; encoded by the exons ATGGACCTGTTTGAGATCCGAGGAGGACACCTGGATGTGATCACCGAGGAGGCTGAGCACCAGGAGCTGTTGAGCCGTGGGCCGAGCACCATGGATCCCCACAGTGGGGCATCAGACAGAGGAAGGAGGGCGACCCAGAACATCTCCACCTTCCAGAGGTTCTCCGTCGACACAGACGACTCCCTTCGGTTCGAGCCCTGTGAGGACAGTCCTTCTCCCACGGGGGCGGAAGACGGActcgatgatgatgaagatgatgtgtTTAAGTATGGAGAAACTGAG ACAGAGATCGGCACCACCAGGAATCGGCTGCAGGGGAAGGTTGGCGAGATGGAGAACTTTGCAGGTCATCTGGAGGAAATCTTTCTCACTGTGGAG GAGAACTTTGGCCGTAAGGAGCAGCACTTGGAGCAGCACTACAACGATGTGTTGCTGACGTTGTCTCAGCGATATGACGAGAGGGCGGCtggactggaggaggagaagaagagcaaaCTGGAGGCTCTGTACAACCAGCTGCTCGCTTGTGGCCGAGCGCTGGACGCCTCCAAGGAGCTCATCGAGGCGGCCCAGGAGGTCCACCGCAGCCAGGACAAAAGGCTTTttctccag ATGGTCATGCCCACCATGAAAAG AATGGAGGAGTTTGCCAAAGAGGAGGTTGACCTCACGTTGGCGACACGTCTCGAGTTCGACACGCCAATCGCCGATCTGTCAGACGTGAAAACCATGATGGACTCCATCAATGTTGTTCCAG CTCCATCCGCCCCGGTGATCAACCCCCAGACGCCCGGCTCTGCCACCCAGACGTCTCTGCGCGTGTGCTGGAGCCTGTTCTCCGACGACACGGTGGAGTTCTACGAGCTGTCCTACAGACCGGTGCTGGAGGACACGCCGGCAGACAGCACCTGTGCACCACACG TGAGCAAAGTAAAGGTGAAGGAGACTCACTGCACTGTGACAGGTCTGCTGCCCGATTCCCAGTACGAGCTCTGGGTGACGGCGACCAACACCACAGGCATCAGCCCGGCCAGTGAGAAGGCCTTATACATGACAG TGCCGTCGCCTCCAGTGATCAAGCAGAGGGAGTGCAGCAGCTGCCCAGAGGCGGCCATGCTCCGCTGGGAGTCAGGGAACACCAACCCTGTGGACTCCTACACCGTGGAGCTCAGTGAGATGGGCTCTGACGGCACAGAGTGCGGCGTCACCGA GTCGATAGTGGCTGTGCCCACCTGTCAGTGTCTGATCCAGCTGCAGACAGGATGCGGTTACCTCATGTCTGTGCGAGCGGTCAACATCGGCGGCCCCAGCGACAGGAGTGACGTCATCACCGTCTCCACAACAG GAACATTCTTCCGTCTCCTGGAAGACACAGCTCATCCCTGCCTGTCCCTCTCTGAGGACGGCTTCTCCATGTTTTATGGAGATGAGGAGCTTCCCATTGGAGCCATGGCCTTAGACGACAGAACCTTCACCAG atgtgtggcTGTGCTGGGAGATCTGATTCCAGTACGAGGGAGACactactgggaggtggaggtggacgaTGGGACGGAGTTTCGGATCGGAGTTGCATACGAGGACACAGATAGGAGCTCGTACCTCGGAGCCAACAACACGTCCTGGTGTATGAGACACATCGTCACTCCGTCCAG GCACAAATATGAGTTTCTGCACAACGGCTGGAGTCCTGACCTGAGGATCACAGTGAACCCTGAGCGGATCGGGGTGGCGCTGGACTACGAGACGGGGACTCTGTCCTTTTTCAACGTGGCTCTGGAACAACACCTACACACCTTCAACTGTCACTTCCAAACATATGTCCAGCCTTGTTTTAGCCTGGACAACCCAGGAGCTCTCACTGTCCACAACAGCATAGAGGCCCCACAGTACACATTCATCTGA